The bacterium DNA window CCCGCGCCCGGATTTTGCGCGAGAAGCTGGAGGCGCGGCTGGCCGCCGGCGCCGTCGCATCGACCACCGATTCCCCGTCTCGATTGTCCCTCACCGCCAACTGAGACCGGACCAGTGAAGTGACATCCGACGGCCCCCGGCCGTCCTCGGTCATCGCACGGTCCTGGGAGGGCGCTATGCAGATCCCTCTTTGGGAACTGGGATTGATCGTGGCCATCGTGGCCGCGGTCTTCGCCCTGCTCGGCTACATCCTCGCCCGGCGCGTCGGGCAATCGAAGATCGCCCGCGCCGACGAGATCGCGCGGCAGATCGTGCGCGAAGCCGAGAAGGAAGCGGAGATCAAGAAGAAGGAAGCCATCCTCGAAGCCAAGGATGAGCTCTACAAGCAGAAGGTCGAAGTCGAACGCGAACTGCAGGTCAAACGCACCGAACTGCAGAAAACCGAAAAGAAACTCCAGGAACGCGAAGACTCCATCAACCGCAAGGTCGACGTCCTCCAGACCAAGGATCGCGATGTCCAGAACCGCGAAAAGGCCCTGGTCACCAAGGAGCGCGCCCTGCGGGTCCGCGAAGGCGAACTCGAGCACCTGATCGCCGACCAGAACAAGCAACTGGAGCGCATCGCCGGGATGACCACCGACGAGGCCAAACAGCTCCTCATGGACAACCTCGAGCAACAGGTGCGCCGCGAGGCCGCCACCCGCGCCAAGGAGATCATCGAGGAGGCCGAACGCAACGCCGACAAGGAGGCGCGCGAGATCATCACCCGCGCCATCTACCGCTGCGCCGGCGAGCACACCGTCGAGACCACGGTCTCGGTGGTCAACCTGCCCTCCGATGAGATGAAGGGGCGCATCATCGGGCGCGAGGGACGCAACATCCGCTCGTTTGAGACCGCCACCGGCGTCGACGTCATCGTCGATGACACCCCCGAGGCGGTCATCCTCTCATCCTTCGATCCGGTCCGCCGCGAGGTGGCGCGTCTGTCGCTGGAAAAGCTGATCGGCGACGGCCGCATTCATCCGGCGCGCATCGAAGAGATCGTCGAGAAGACCCAGAAGGAAATCGAGGTCAAAATCCGCGAGGCGGGCGAGCAGGCCTGCTTCGATGTCGGCATCCATGACCTGCACCGCGACGTCGTCTGGCTTCTGGGCAAACTGCATTACCGCACCTCCTACGGCCAGAATGTGCTGGCGCACATCGTCGAGGTCTCGATGCTCTGCGGCCTGATCGCCGCCGAGCTGGGGCTGGATCCGATGCTGGCCAAGCGCTGCGGTCTGTTGCATGACATCGGCAAGGCGATCGACCGCGAGACCGAAGGCACCCACGTCGAGATCGGCGTCGCCTTCCTCAAGCGCTATAACGAGAATCCGATCGTGATCAACGCGGTCGAAGCGCACCACGGCGATGTCCCGCCCGAGTCGCCCTATCCGATCATCGTGATGGCCGCCGATGCGGTCTCCGGGGCCCGTCCCGGCGCTCGCCGCGAGCCGCTGGAAGGCTACATCAAGCGCCTGGAGAAACTGGAGGAACTGGCCGACGGGTTCACCGGCGTGGCGAAGTCGTATGCGATCCAGGCCGGACGTGAAGTGCGCGTGATCGTCGAAAACGAGAACGTCGACGACGCC harbors:
- the rny gene encoding ribonuclease Y, translating into MQIPLWELGLIVAIVAAVFALLGYILARRVGQSKIARADEIARQIVREAEKEAEIKKKEAILEAKDELYKQKVEVERELQVKRTELQKTEKKLQEREDSINRKVDVLQTKDRDVQNREKALVTKERALRVREGELEHLIADQNKQLERIAGMTTDEAKQLLMDNLEQQVRREAATRAKEIIEEAERNADKEAREIITRAIYRCAGEHTVETTVSVVNLPSDEMKGRIIGREGRNIRSFETATGVDVIVDDTPEAVILSSFDPVRREVARLSLEKLIGDGRIHPARIEEIVEKTQKEIEVKIREAGEQACFDVGIHDLHRDVVWLLGKLHYRTSYGQNVLAHIVEVSMLCGLIAAELGLDPMLAKRCGLLHDIGKAIDRETEGTHVEIGVAFLKRYNENPIVINAVEAHHGDVPPESPYPIIVMAADAVSGARPGARREPLEGYIKRLEKLEELADGFTGVAKSYAIQAGREVRVIVENENVDDAGAHLLANDIAKKIQQEMQYPGQIKVTVIRETRAVDYAK